The following is a genomic window from Pseudomonas sp. FP2335.
CTCTGGTTGAGGCTGATATCCATTCTGTCGCGCAGGCGTGACAGGTTGTCCAGGCTGCGCCCGTCGATGGCCAGGTCGCGCACCCTCGCGGCGTCGGCGATGCTCAGGAAGCCTTGCGTGGAGTACCGATAGGCACCGAGGGCAAAGTGAGTGCCGGAATCGGTGAAGTTCTTGCTGTAGCGCAACTGCACGCTTTGCCCGTCCCGGGACCCGTGGCCGGGCAGGTTTGCGTTCGAATTGGTCAAGTCGAAGGACAGCGCGCCAAACGGGGTATTGAAGGCCGTCCCCAGTAACTGCGAATGATAGTCCTCACCCACCACCGCCCCTGTGTAGCCGGTCAGCAGATTGTTGAGGCCGTGCTGGTAGGTCGCCTGCATCAGTTTGGGTGGATGGTTCAGGCCGATTTCATCCAGCAGGCCGACGCTCAGTGAATAGCGGCTGTAGCCCGCACGCAGCAGGTTGGCGTTGGCGGCAAACGGCACGATGAATTCGCGCTGGCGGCCATCGGCCTCGGTGACCGTGACAGTCAGGTCACCCCCATAGCCCGTGGGGAACAGGTCGTTGAGCACAAACGGGCCGGGGGCCACGGAGACTTCATCCAGCAACACGCCACGTTGGCGCACGGTCACGCGGGCATTGGTCTCGGCGACACCACGCACCACAGGCGCAAAGCCGGTCATGGAATCCGGCAGCATCCGGTCATCGCTGAACAGGCTGGCACCGCGCAGGCGCACGCTGTCGAACAGCTCGCCCGGGGTGTAGATCTCGCCCACCATCATTTGTGAGCGCAGCGGGCTCAGTTCGCGTTGCACATAGGTGCTGCTGCTTTGATAACCCGAGGCGGCGTCGGTCTGGCTGAAGCTGCCGTTATGACGCAAATGCCAGTCACCCAGATTGAGCCCGGAGTTCAGGCCCAGGTAATGGGAGTTGATCGAGCGGCCGTTCGTGCGTGTATTGAAGGTGTTGACGTTGTAGCGTGCGAAGGCCGCATTGATGCCGCTGTCCCAGTGTTTCGGGTCGACATAGCCGCGTGCTGTACGTGCCATGTAGATCTGTGGAACCTGCAGTGTCAGGCGGTTTTCGCCTGAGTCGAAATGGCTGGTACTGCCTGGCAGGTAGGTTGAAATATCCTCGCAACCGGCAAACTCGGGAATCGGCGCCTGGCCGTCCTCGATGGGTTGTTTTTGCGGTGCGTCCAGGTCGATGCCGAACCTGAGCAGTGCGTCACGCTCCAGGCACATCTGTGCCGAGTCCTGGCCCTCGACCGCGACGAAGGACAACGTTTCGCGGCCAATCCACTGACCGTTGAGGTAGACGTCGCTGCGGTAGTTGCCGGGCAGTACGACGTTGCCCTGGCTGAATTTTGAAATATCGAGCTGCTGGCCACCCGTGCCATCCGGAAAGAAGGCCGGGTTGAACTCGACATTCTCCACCGCGTGGGCGGCCATCGAGTGTGCTCCGCCGAGCAGCAACAAGCTCTGCGCCGTAAGCTTCAGCCGATGACATGTCGGGGACCAGTGTCTTGCTCTGGCAGGCGTGTTCAAGCTCATGTTTACCATTTCCAAAAAAAGTGCTGTCCGAATTCGGGCAAGGGGAGGCCCTGCCCAGGAAAAAGGGCATCCAACAGGTGTGTCCGGGGTTGGAGAACTACGGTGTCGGGCTGGCCAGGTCGGTCATTTCGAGACCTTGGCGCTGTGGGAGATCCTTACGCCAAAGTCGTCAAGCGTCTGGAACTCCACCGTGGTCGCAGCCCCCGGCGGTGACTTGAGGCTGGGCAGTTCAAAGCGATTGCGGCCGCCAGGCGCCACCATGTTTTCGGCACCAGAGAGTGCGGCCTTGCGTGTATGGCGCAGCTTTGCCTCCAGCACGTCGATCTGGTCGAAGGTCACGTGGTAAGGCGTGGGGTTATAGACCTCCAGGATTTGGCCGCGCTCGGTCGATTCATGGCGCCATTGCAGTTTTGCCGGCGCGGCGTCGACCCCATAGGGCAGGTTTGGCGGGCGCAGGAACAGCTTGATCCGGGAGCGAAAGGCCAGCTGCAGTTGATTGGCTTGCTTGGCGTCCTGGGACTGTGCGGGTACCTCCAGCAGGTTGAACCAGAACAGGCTTTCCTGCTTCGCCGCCAGGTTGTCGCCCGTATACGCCAGGCGCACCACCTGTTGCTTGCCTGGCTCCATGCGAAAAATCGGGGGAGTGGCGATAAAGGGAATTACGGCCAGATCCGGAGTCGAGTGTTCGTCACCGCTGTCCAGCCAGGCCTGGATCAGTACTGGCGCCTGATTCTTGCTTTCCAGCCTGACGGTGACTTCCTTGTCGTTCTGCGGATAGATGATCCGTGTACTGTTGATTACCACGCTCGCATGCACGGACGTGGCGCCAAACAACGCGAATGCCCATGCCATGAACGGGAATGACAAAGACGAGATAAAGATCGATTTCATGGGCGAGATCATCTGGCGACTGAAGGAGTAAGACTGGCCGAGTGGCGCACCCGAGCGCCGAAGTCGCTCACGGTGGTGAACTCCACTTTCGGTGTGCCGTTGGGGCGATCACGCAGCAGCGGTAGCGCAAACCGTTTCACGTCACCGGCCGGCATCAGCAGACTGTCGTTGGCTTCCTTGTTGGGTGCTTTGCTGAAGCGTCTTCCTTCGCTCAGCAAGTCAACCGAGGTCAGGGAAATATGGTATGGCGTCGGGTTGGTCGCTTGCAGGGCATACCCCTGCTCGTGAGGCACCAGCTGCCATTGCAGTTTCGATGGTGCGCTGGCCACTGGATAGGGCAGTGCCGGCGGGCGCAGGAACACACGCAAACGGGTCCGGAACGCTAGTTCTATCTGGTTGTTTTGCTCGGAATTGGCTGAGCGGGGTGGCACCTCCAGCACATTCAGCCAGTACAGGCTTTCGCGATCGTTGGGCGCTGTTTCACCCAGATAGCGCAGGCGCAGGGCTTGCTGCTGGTTCGGCTCGATACGAAAGATCGGCGGCGAGAGGGTAAAGGGCGTCTGCGCCGTCGCGGGTGTCGAGCGCGCATCGCCGGTATCCAGCCAGGTTTGGACCAGTGCCGGACGGTCGCCCTTGTTCTCCAGGCGCACCACGACCTCCTGCTGTTCAGCCGGAAAGATCACACGTGTGCCATAAATAATCACGCCTGCATGGGCGGTTAGCGCTTGTAGCGTTAACCATCCAAAGGCACAGGTGGCAAGCACTCGGCAGGCCATTTTTTTCATAGTCTCGCAACTCTTCGGATCGGGGAGGGACCTGCGCGTTTAAGGCAGGTCCGTTATAGACAAGGCATGCTTGTGCGCAGGCCCTGGCCCCTTAGTCGGCGTACACAACCATAAAACCTACGCGCGTCTTGACCGTACCCTCGGTAGCGGGGGCAGTGGCGTACATTTGCGCGGCCAGCGGGATGACAGCCTGGTTGTCGGCGATCACCACACCTTCGGATTTTTCGGTGTAGACGTTGATTGGGGAGCCGTTGCGGTTGGTGACTTCCACCTGTACGTTCTTGGCGTTTTCGGTGTCATCGGGGTTGTCGTAGCCGTCGATGTTCAGTCGGCCGGTTGCTACGTCGATGGCCGGACTGGTGGGGTCGAACGCAACCATTGCGGTGCGGCCGTTGGTGCAGCTGCCTTCACCCGGTGCGCCGATGCGGATGGTGAAGCCAGTCAGGTTGGCACGGTCGCCAGGTTTCGCCAGGCGCGCAGCCGAGACTCCGCCCAGGTTGACGTCCTTGACCACAGCGCCCGTACCGGGTGCCGAACCTTCGATGGTGCAGGTTGTATCGTTGACCAGTCCGCTGAAGTTGATGGTGCCGTCATTGGCGGCATGGGCGGTTTGCGAGATGGCCGCGGCCAGGGCAATAGCAGCAAGTGTAGGCAGAGTATTGAATTTCATAGTATTCCCGATCATGAGTTTTCAGTATGTCCCGTCATTTTGCTAGTTGGCGGGCGGGGCATAATGTGTGCGGGAAAAAGAAAACTGCCTATAGAGAAGTCGCGAGTTTTATCTCGTGATAATTCGAAAAATGCGCTATTCAATCAAAATTGTTGCATTGACTTTGCGGTGTAAGACGCCACTGTAAGGCGCACCTGAAAGAACCGTCCTTATTATTTTCCCGTGTTGATCCACAGGTGTGGGTGGGATATACCGTGTTCGCTATAAGCTAGAGAGTTTTTGGTTGTTCTCACTTAACGGGTTTTTTGATGCCTACTTCTTCTTCCAATACGCATACCCTCATGTTGCTTGATGATCATGAGATGGTTCGACAGGGGATCGAACTAGGGCTGGCCAATGAAGGCGACTTCGATGTGATCGGCTCCTTCGGGACGGGGCGGGAGTTGCTGGAGGCACTTGCACGGCGCCCGGCGGACATAGTGATCATGGACTTTATCCTCGGGCCATCGGACATTGATGGCCTGACCCTGATCCGCGCGTTAAGCCGGCGTTTCAAGCAGTGCAAGCCTATTGTGGTGTCGTCGCACTACACCCCCGCAAGCGTTTCGTTGGCCTTGAAAGCTGGAAGTTGGGGGGTGCTGGGCAAGACCCAGAAGATGACTGAATTGATCGCGGCCATCCGCACCGTCGCCCAGGGGCGGATTTACCTGCAGCCTTGTATGTTATCGGCCATTCAAGGTATGCAACCCATTTCTGAGGGGGAGAACATAAAGACCAAACTTGAGTTGTCATCACCGTTTCGCTTGAACGCTTGTCTTACGCCCAAAGAGCAGGAAGTATTGCGTTGCTTTCTCGATGGCATGTCGGTGAATTCAATTGCAGCAAAGTTTTCGCGCAGTGCAAGTACCATCAGTACGCAGAAACAGTCGGCCTATCGAAAGCTGGGAATCAAAAGCGATAGCGAGCTTTTCAAGTTTACTCGGCAGTTTGGTGAGCCCAGTTAATGAGCGGTTTGTAAGAAGCATCTGTAGTTAGTGGCATTTAACTAGGGGGCATCTACATACTGTAGTGCCAATCTTTCGGTCGCCTGTCGCGCCGGTGGTAACAGATGCGGTGCGACCAGCATCATGATCTGGTAGACAACCACTTGTACTTCGCCTTCTCGGTCGAGAATCCGTTGGTAATCCAGGGAAAACAACAGGGTCATGGTGATCTGCTCCACCAGTTGGCCCAGTGCCTGGGTGCCACTGACCAACTGCCCGCCGGCTTTCAACCGGGCCAGCAAAGAGGCGAGGGTGCGCTTGAGCGCCGTCAACAGGTTGCGAATGCCCTTGGCCAGCTTTGGCAGGCGCCCGGCCAGGTTTGACAGGTCCTGGAACAGAAACCGGTAATGAGCCATGCGCTCGACGATCAGGTGCAGGAACAGCCAGTAGTCCTGGGGCTCCAGCTGCGCATCCGCCGGCGGGTCGAGCAACGGCGCCAGCTCATTCTGGAATCGTTCGAACAGCCCGAGCACCAGCGGCTCCTTGCCATGGAAGTGGTAGTAGAGGTTGCCGGGGCTGATCCCCATTTCATTGGCCACCTCCATGGTCGATACGTTCGGTTCGCCCTTCTGGTTGAACAGGTGCAGGGCGCATTCAAGGATACGGTCGCGGGTCTTCATCCAGTCTTCTTAATCTGATCGTTGGGCTCAGCGCACCCGCACATAAGTGCCAGGTGCCGCCTCCATCGGTGGGTAATTCTGGTTGCCCAGGGCGGTCAGGGTTTCGCGTTGCACGCCGGAGCGCTGTTGGACCCACTCCAGCCATCGCGGCCACCAGCTGCCGTCGACATGGTTGGCGTCGTAGTACCAGGCGCGTGGGTCGCTGCTCAGCTTGGGGTTTTCGACGTAGTTGGCCTTGGGGTTGCCCGGTGGGTTGAGGATGCTCTGGATATGCCCGCTGTTGGACAGCACGAAGCGCCGCTCGCCGCCCAACAGCTGGGTGGAGCGATACACCGCATCCCACGGCGTGATGTGGTCGTTGATCCCGGCCACGCTGAAGCTGTCCACCGTGACCTTCTGCAAATCGATCGGCGTGCCGCACACCTCAAGGCCACCGGAATGGCTCAGCGGGTTGTGCTTGAAAAAGTCCAGCAAGTCGCCATGCAGCGCGGCGGGCAGGCGCGTGTTGTCGTTGTTCCAGTACAGGATGTCGAAGGCCGGCGGTTCCTTGCCCAGCAGGTAGTTGTTGATCCAGTAATTCCAGATCAGGTCGTTGGGACGCATCCAGGCAAACACCTTGGCCATGTCGCGGCCATCCAGCACGCCTTGCTGGTAGGAGCGGCGCTTGGCCGCTTCCAGGGTCTGCTCGTCGACAAACAAGGTCGCGGGGCTGTCGATCTGGCTGTCGAGCAGGCTCACCAGGTAGCTGGCGCTGGAGACGCGCCGCAGCTGGCGCTTGGCTTGCAGGTGGCCTTGCAGCGCGGCGATGGTCAGGCCGCCGGCGCAGGCGCCCATCAGGTTGACCTCGCGGGCGCCGGTGATCGCGCGGCATACGTTGAGCGCTTCTTCCAGCGCGGCGACGTAGGTGGACAGGCCCCATTCGCGATGCCGCACATCCGGGTTGCGCCAGCTGACCATAAACGTCTGCAGGCTGTTTTTCAGGGCGTACTGCACAAAGCTGTTGGCCGGGCTCAGGTCGAAGATGTAGTACTTGTTGATTTGCGGCGGCACGATCAGCAGCGGCTTGGCGTACTGCTTTTCGCTCATGGGCTTGTACTGGATCAGCTCCAGCAGCTCGTTGCGAAACACCACCGCGCCGGGGGTGGTGGCCACTGTCTTGCCGACCTCGAACGCTTGCTTGCTGACCTGGCGCGGCAGGCCGTTGTTGTGCAGCAGGTCTTCGAACAGGTTGGTCACGCCGCGCACCACGCTGTTGCCACCGGAGTTGAGCAGCTCCTTGATGGCCAGCGGGTTGAGCAGGGTGTTGGAGGGGGAGACCGCATCGTTGAGCAGGGAAAAGACGAAGTGCGCGCGGGCGCGGTCATCGGCGCTCAGGGAGAGGTCGTCGATCCAGTGACGGGTCTGTTTCTGCCAGCTCAAGTAGGCCTGCAGACTGCGGCGGTAGAAGGGGTTGAGTTTCCAGGTGGGATCGCTGAAGCGGCTGTCTTTGGGGTTGGGCTCATGCATGGTTTCGCCCAGCAAAACGCGGCCCAGTTGCCCGCTCAACGCCCAGGCATGCCGGGCGGTGTGCACCGGGTTGCGCAAACCGTGGGCGGCCACGCTGCGCAGGGTCGAGAGCAAGTCCCGCCCCCTGAGGCCGGTGATCGCATTTTGCGCATTGATAAACGCGGCCGGGGTGGGCGCCGGGTCTGTCACGGGTCTTTCTCGCATGAGCCAACACTCCTTCGTCAAGCCATCAAACGGGCACGCCAATTCAGAACCTTAGTCGGTTCCTGGCAAGTTGCGCGGCGGTGTGTCCTTACACCGCCGGGCGTGGATGAATCACCGCACGCATGCGCTCCTCTTCAAGAAACTTCATGATGATCGGCGCCACGGCTTCGGCCCGGGTGATCAGGAACAGGTGGCCGTCATCGATGATGTGCAGCTGTGCGTTGGGAATGCGCCAGGCGAGCATGCGCATGTTGATCAGCGGGATCAGCGGGTCGTCGTCCCCCGCCAACACCAGGGTCGGCTGGCGGATCTTGTGCAGCCAGTGGATGCTGGTCCAGCCCAGCCCGGCGAACAATTGCCAGTAGTAACCGAGCTTGCCGGCCGAGCGCACTTTGCTCGCATGTTCGGCGGCGAGTTTTGAATCGCGGCGGAACGAGCCGCCATAAATCATCGGCGCAATGCGCACCACGTGGGACGGCTGGATATACCGGCGCGGGCTGGCCATCAGCCATAACACCTTCGGTTTGCCCGGCACCATCACCGCGCCTGCCGCCGTGGCCGCCAGGATCAGCTTCTTGCAGCGCTCCGGGTAGTCGTAGGCAAATTGCTGTGCCAGCGCGCCGCCCCAGGACACGCCCACCACGCTGACTTGGCCGTAGTCGAGGTAATCGAGCATGCGCGCGGTGAGCTTGGCCAGGCCGGGAAACCGGTACGGTCGCTTGGGCGTCGACGAACCGCCCACTCCTGGCACATCGAAGGCGATCACTTCGAGGTCTGGGTCCAGGGCCTGGACGAACGGAAACACCAACTCAAGGTTGGCACCGATGCCATTGAAGATCAGCAGCGGCGTCAAGTGAGGCTTGCCCGGGCGCACCGCCGTGCGGATGGTCTGGCCATCCAGGTCGATGGTACGGAAGATGAACGGTTGCGGCATGCTCAAGCCCTGTGAAGTGTTACTGCCGGAATGCAGTCTGAATGTGGGAGCGGGCTTGCTCGCGAATGCGGTGCATCAGTATCAGATGTGCTGACTGACACACCGCATTCGCGAGCAAGCCCGCTCCCACATTTGGATCTCATTTCAATCTAGCGTTCGTGTACGTAGGTGCCCGGCGCCGCTTCCGCCGCGACGTAGGTTTTATTGCCTAATGTTGTCGGCGCCTTCTTCAGCTTCCCCGCCCGCTCCGCCTGCCAAACCTGCCAATGCAGCCACCAGGAGTCGGTGTGCTTGGTGGCATTTTCCTGCCAGTCCAGCGGCGTTGCCGTCAGGCTGTCGCTGGTCTGGTAGCGCGCCTTGGGGTTGCCCGGCGGGTTGAGGATGCTCTGGATATGCCCGCTGCTGGACAGTACGAACTCGACCTTGCCGCCAAACAGTTGCGCCGACTTGTAGCAGGACTGCCAGGGTGTGATGTGGTCGTTGGTGCCGGCCAGTGAGTAGATGTCTGCGGTGACCTGCTTGAGGTCGATGGGCGTGCCGCACACTTCCAGGGCATTGGCGCGTACCAGTGGGTTGTTTTTGAACAGTTCGATCAGGTCGCCGTGGAACGCGGCCGGCAAGCGCGTGGTGTCGTTGTTCCAGAACAGGATGTCGAACACCGGCGGCTCGTTGCCCAGCAGGTAGTTGTTGACCCAGTAGTTCCAGATCAAGTCGTTGGGGCGCATCCAGGCGAACACCTTGGCCATGTCGCGGCCCTCAAGCACCCCGGATTGGTAGGAGTGGCGCTTGGCCGCTTCCAGGGTTTGCTCGTCGACAAACAGCGCCACCTGGGTGTCCAGGGTGGTGTCGAGCACGCTGACCAGCAGGGTCAGGGCGTTGACCTTCTTTTCGCCCAGCGCGGCGTAGTGGCCGAGCAAGGCGGTGCAGGTAATGCCGCCGGAGCAGGCGCCGAGCATGTTGATGTCTTTGCTGCCGGTGATCGCGGTGACGACGTCCACCGCTTCCTTGAGCGCCTCGATATAGGTCGACAGGCCCCATTCACGCTGGGCCTTGGTCGGGTTGCGCCAGCTGACGATAAAGGTCTGCTGACCATTGCGCAGGCAGAAGCGCGCCAGGCTCTTATCCGGGCTCAGGTCGAATACGTAGAATTTGTTGATCTGCGGCGGCACCACCAACAGCGGGCGCTCGTGCACCTGTTCGGTGATCGGCTTGTACTGGATCAGCTCCAGCACGTCGTTGCGAAACACCACGGCGCCTTCGCTGGTGCCCAGGGTCTTGCCCACTTCAAAGGCGCCCATGTTGACCTGGCTCGGCATGCCGCCGTTGTGCACCATGTCCTTGGCCAGGTGGGACAAACCGTCGAGCAGGCTCTTGCCGCCGGTTTCAAAGAAACGTTTGACCGCCGCCGGGTTGGCCGCACTGTTGGTGGGGGCCATGGCTTCGGTCATCAGGTTGATCACGAAGTGGCCGCGGCTGATGTCCTGGGGGGACAGGTTGCTGTCGCCGATCCAGTCGTGCAGTTCCTTGCGCCATGCCAGGTAGGTTTGCAGGTAGCGCTTGTAGAGCGGGTTCTGGCTCCAGGCCGGGTCATGGAAGCGACGGTCATCGCTTTCCGGCACCAGTTGGGACTTGCCGAACATCACGTTCTTGAGTTCGACGCCAAAGTGCGCGACATGCTTGACGCTGTGCAACGGTTGCTTGATGGCTTGGGTCAGCACCATCTTCGCCGAGGCGAGTAAGTCCTTTTTCCGTAACGCGATGATCGGGTTCAGCCCCAGGGTGTTTTCCGAGGCCTGGCGTTTCAAGTCATCGTTGTTCTTGTTACTCATCTACGACGCTCCATTGTCCGAAAGACGAGTACCGGCTACCGCTCTGTGCACCAAGTTTCGATACACGACACAAGCCAGGTACTGCGACTCGGGTGACCGTTGATACCGCATCGTCAAATGCAGGGAACTTGCCAGTTCCATTGGTTACCCGAGTTTAATTTTTTTCGCAAGCGGGCCATTCGTTGGCCACGCGACAGGGCATTCAAGCAGATGAAATTAGAAAATGCCCTCTAAAGAGCAAGACGCCTGGACTAGAGCATCAGCCGCACGACCGATTGGCTCGGGTCGCGGGTTTTGCCAGCGGCTTTGAGTTCGGCCAGATAATCGGCCCACAGCGCATCCTGGCGCACGGCCAGCTGGTAGAGATAGTCCCAGGTGAACAGTCCGCTGTCATGGCCGTCGTCGAAGGTCAATTTCAGTGCGTACTGGCCGGCCGGTTCGATCTTGATCAACTTCACGTTGAGCTTGCCGAATTGCAGGATGGGTTTGCCGTGGCCCTGGACCTCGGCCGAAGGCGAGTGGGTGCGCAGCAGCTCGGCGGGGAGTTGGTAGACCTCATCGGGCCCGTAGGTGAGGCCGAGGGTGTTGGAGGTTTTGTGCAGGTTTACAGCGGTGGGGAATTTGGACATGGCGATAATCCTGAAGAAACCGGCTCAAACATGTGGGAGCTGGCTTATGTGGGAGCTGGCTTGCCTGCGATGGCATCACCTCGGTATCACTGATACACCGAGGTGCCTGCATCGCGGGCAAGCCCAGCTCCCACACAAGCCAGCTCCCACAATTAAAGCAAAGCGGCCTTACAGGATATAACGAGACAAGTCTTCGTTCTGCGCCAATTCGCCCAAGTGGCTGTTGACGTAATCAGCGTCGATCTTGATCACTTCGCCATTCTGCGCCCCAGCCAGATCGCCGGCACTGAAGGACACTTCCTCGAGCAAACGCTCCAGCAAGGTGTGCAGGCGACGGGCACCGATGTTCTCGGTCTTCTCGTTGACCTGCCAGGCAATCTCCGCCAGGCGCTTGATGCCGTCTGGCTGAAACTCGATGCCCAGGCCTTCGGTTTTCAGCAACTCGCGGTACTGCTCGGTCAGCGACGCATGGGGCTCGCTGAGGATGCGCTCGAAGTCGCCCGGGGTCAGCGCCTTGAGCTCCACGCGAATCGGCAGGCGGCCTTGCAGCTCCGGCACCAGGTCGCTTGGCTTGCTCAGGTGGAACGCACCGGAGGCGATAAACAGGATGTGGTCGGTCTTGACCATGCCCAGCTTGGTGTTCACGGTGCAGCCTTCGATCAGCGGCAGCAGGTCGCGCTGCACGCCTTCACGGGATACATCGACGCCACCGGAGTTGCCGCGCTTGGCCACCTTGTCGATCTCATCGATAAACACGATGCCGTGCTGCTCGACCGCTTCCAGGGCCTTGGCCTTGAGTTCTTCTTCGTTCACCAGGCGCCCGGCTTCTTCGTCGCGCACCAGTTTCAGCGCTTCCTTCACCTTGAGCTTGCGGCTTTTCTTCTTGCCCTTGCCCATGTTGGCGAACAGGTTCTGCAACTGGCTGGTCATTTCTTCCATGCCAGGCGGGGCGGAGATGTCGACGCCGGACACTTCGGCGACTTCGATCTCGATTTCCTTGTCGTCCAACTGGCCTTCACGCAGGCGCTTGCGGAACAGCTGGCGGGTGTTGGAATCCGAGGCCGGTGCGGCGTCTTCGTTGAACCCCATGCGTGCCGGCGGCAGCAGGGCGTCGAGGATGCGCTCTTCGGCTGCGTCTTCGGCGCGGTGGCTGACCTTGGTCATTTCCTGTTCGCGCAGCAGCTTCAGGGCGGCGTCGGCCAGGTCACGGATGATCGACTCGACATCGCGGCCCACGTAGCCCACTTCGGTGAACTTGGTGGCTTCGACCTTGATGAACGGTGCGTTGGCCAGTTTGGCCAGGCGGCGGGCGATCTCGGTTTTACCGACGCCGGTCGGGCCGATCATCAGGATGTTCTTCGGCGTTACTTCAACGCGCAGTTCTTCGGGCAGTTGCATCCGGCGCCAGCGGTTACGCAGTGCGATGGCAACGGCGCGCTTGGCATCGTCCTGGCCGATGATATGGCGGTTGAGTTCGTGGACGATTTCGCGGGGAGTCATGGACATAATGTTTGGCGGCCTCAAGCCGGAATAAGCCTACGGCTTACTCGGCGAGGTCCTGCTCCTCAATGGTCTGGTTGTGGTTGGTGAATACGCAGATGTCGCCGGCGATGCCCAGGGCGGTCTCGACGATTTCACGGGCCGACAGGTCGGTTTTCTTCAACAGTGCGCTGGCGGCCGCCTGGGCGTAGCCACCGCCGGAACCCATGGCGATCAGGCCATGCTCGGGCTCAACTACATCGCCGTTGCCGGTGATGATCAAGGACGCGTCTTTGTTGGCCACGGCCAGCATGGCTTCAAGGCGGCTGAGGGAACGGTCGGTGCGCCATTCTTTGGCGAGTTCAACTGCGGCGCGCACGAGGTGGCCTTGGTGTTTTTCCAGCTGGCCTTCGAAACGCTCGAACAGGGTGAAGGCGTCGGCGGTAGCGCCGGCAAAGCCCGCGAGAACCTGGCCGTGGTACAGGCGACGCACTTTCTTGGCGTTGCCTTTCATCACGGTGTTGCCAAGGGAAACCTGGCCGTCGCCGCCCATGACGACTTTGCCGTGGCGACGTACTGAAACGATGGTGGTCAAGGGGAGAGTCTCCACACAGCGGGGCGAAAATGCCCTGGTGAAAACTGATATGGGGATGGTGGGGGGGATTTCAACCGTGGGGGCGGTGTGCGGACGAGTGGTGTGTATTGATCTGACACACTCTTGAGAACGCTATAGATCAAATGTGGGAGCGGGCTTGCTCGCGAAAGCGGTGTGTCAGCCGCCGAAAATATTGACTGATCTAGCGCATTCGCGAGCAAGCCCGCTCCCACATGGGCCTGCTGTGTTCTTGGGTTTAGCGGCTCTGGCGTTGTTGTAACAACAGGTTGCTGAACCCAGCGCCAGCCAGTTGTTTCTGCGCCACGGTCAGCTGTTCACGGTTGCTGAACGGCCCCACCAGCACGCGATACCAGGTCGCATCCTTCACCGTGCCGGATTCCACGGTCACCGCCTGACCCAGCAGAATGATCTGCGCCCTCACGCGATCCGCATCCGCCTGCTTCGGGAACGAGCCCGCTTGCAGGAAGAACTTGGTCACCGGCGCCGCTTTGGTCTCGGCAACCGGCGGTGCTGGCGGCGGGGTGATCCCGGCCAGCGCGGCCTGGGCCCGTGCGGTGTCGATCTTTGCCGCTTCCGCAGGCGTGACCGGTGTGGTCGGCACTTGTGGGGTCGGCAGGGTTTTCTCCGGCACGGCGTCAGGTGGCACGATCACTTCGGACTCCGGCAACAGTGTGTAGAAGTCGTACTTCGGCTTCACTGGTGCTGTAGGACTTGGCGCGGTCTTGTTGGCTTCGGCCATTTTCGTGATCTTCTGCTGCTCCTGCTTGACCCGTTTGACGTCATCGCCCTTGCCCGGGTCCAGCTTCATCAGGAACACGATAAACGCGCCGACCGACAGGCCGATGGCCATCCACAGCCAGCCCGGGATCGGCTTCTTC
Proteins encoded in this region:
- a CDS encoding fimbria/pilus outer membrane usher protein, giving the protein MSLNTPARARHWSPTCHRLKLTAQSLLLLGGAHSMAAHAVENVEFNPAFFPDGTGGQQLDISKFSQGNVVLPGNYRSDVYLNGQWIGRETLSFVAVEGQDSAQMCLERDALLRFGIDLDAPQKQPIEDGQAPIPEFAGCEDISTYLPGSTSHFDSGENRLTLQVPQIYMARTARGYVDPKHWDSGINAAFARYNVNTFNTRTNGRSINSHYLGLNSGLNLGDWHLRHNGSFSQTDAASGYQSSSTYVQRELSPLRSQMMVGEIYTPGELFDSVRLRGASLFSDDRMLPDSMTGFAPVVRGVAETNARVTVRQRGVLLDEVSVAPGPFVLNDLFPTGYGGDLTVTVTEADGRQREFIVPFAANANLLRAGYSRYSLSVGLLDEIGLNHPPKLMQATYQHGLNNLLTGYTGAVVGEDYHSQLLGTAFNTPFGALSFDLTNSNANLPGHGSRDGQSVQLRYSKNFTDSGTHFALGAYRYSTQGFLSIADAARVRDLAIDGRSLDNLSRLRDRMDISLNQSLGNSSVYLTGSSQNYWNRASGNLTFTAGYTGSWRGMHYTLSAQRTKDLLSDRIDKRVDLTLSLPLGRDARSPTLTTTAFRGNQSSGERVNLGGTLGERNEFSYGVGSSRTQGSDNALSADVKYQASHGVLSAGYGQSNSYRATSLGMTGGIVAHSGGVTFAPELGDTIGIVQAPSAQGARINGNHSAQVGKSGYAVVPHLTPYRQNVVELDPKDLSVDVELKTAAQNIAPRAGSVVKLQFDTVSGQALLITAQREDGSPLPFGSDVFDEDGASVGIVGQGGKAFVRVAKDQGLLTVKWGSNDDASCRLQYGLQKDPVGDATPRLRHLNAGTCSANTRG
- a CDS encoding molecular chaperone produces the protein MKSIFISSLSFPFMAWAFALFGATSVHASVVINSTRIIYPQNDKEVTVRLESKNQAPVLIQAWLDSGDEHSTPDLAVIPFIATPPIFRMEPGKQQVVRLAYTGDNLAAKQESLFWFNLLEVPAQSQDAKQANQLQLAFRSRIKLFLRPPNLPYGVDAAPAKLQWRHESTERGQILEVYNPTPYHVTFDQIDVLEAKLRHTRKAALSGAENMVAPGGRNRFELPSLKSPPGAATTVEFQTLDDFGVRISHSAKVSK
- a CDS encoding molecular chaperone; this encodes MKKMACRVLATCAFGWLTLQALTAHAGVIIYGTRVIFPAEQQEVVVRLENKGDRPALVQTWLDTGDARSTPATAQTPFTLSPPIFRIEPNQQQALRLRYLGETAPNDRESLYWLNVLEVPPRSANSEQNNQIELAFRTRLRVFLRPPALPYPVASAPSKLQWQLVPHEQGYALQATNPTPYHISLTSVDLLSEGRRFSKAPNKEANDSLLMPAGDVKRFALPLLRDRPNGTPKVEFTTVSDFGARVRHSASLTPSVAR
- a CDS encoding fimbrial protein; translation: MKFNTLPTLAAIALAAAISQTAHAANDGTINFSGLVNDTTCTIEGSAPGTGAVVKDVNLGGVSAARLAKPGDRANLTGFTIRIGAPGEGSCTNGRTAMVAFDPTSPAIDVATGRLNIDGYDNPDDTENAKNVQVEVTNRNGSPINVYTEKSEGVVIADNQAVIPLAAQMYATAPATEGTVKTRVGFMVVYAD
- a CDS encoding response regulator transcription factor, translating into MPTSSSNTHTLMLLDDHEMVRQGIELGLANEGDFDVIGSFGTGRELLEALARRPADIVIMDFILGPSDIDGLTLIRALSRRFKQCKPIVVSSHYTPASVSLALKAGSWGVLGKTQKMTELIAAIRTVAQGRIYLQPCMLSAIQGMQPISEGENIKTKLELSSPFRLNACLTPKEQEVLRCFLDGMSVNSIAAKFSRSASTISTQKQSAYRKLGIKSDSELFKFTRQFGEPS
- a CDS encoding TetR/AcrR family transcriptional regulator, with translation MKTRDRILECALHLFNQKGEPNVSTMEVANEMGISPGNLYYHFHGKEPLVLGLFERFQNELAPLLDPPADAQLEPQDYWLFLHLIVERMAHYRFLFQDLSNLAGRLPKLAKGIRNLLTALKRTLASLLARLKAGGQLVSGTQALGQLVEQITMTLLFSLDYQRILDREGEVQVVVYQIMMLVAPHLLPPARQATERLALQYVDAP